GGCGGCAAGCCGGGCAGCCGAAAAGAGCTCGAAGCTCAGGGGCTGAAAGTTAAATCCTCCACGCTTTACTGCAAGTTTGTCAAGGCCATGTTCAACGCCAAGAGCGGCGATGAGACGTGGAAAGAGCTGGCCAATCAGGACCTCGAGATCGTCCCGCTCAGCAACCCGGCCGATCTGAAAGTCGGCGACGAGCTGGCCGTCAAGATCCTGCACCACGGTTCCCCCGAGTCGACGAACGTCTGGGCTTCCTACGACGGATTCGCTCCTGATTGGGAGAATACATACGCGTACTACACCGAGTGCGACACTGAGGGCGTCGCTCACATCCGCATTACCCATCCGGGCTACTGGTTCGTGCGGACCATGTCAACCGAAAAGGGCGTTGATGGCGAGTACGACTCCAAGAATATCCGTTCTGTTTTCTGCTTTGAGGTCAAGTAACCTCCATGAAATTTCTTTCTGCCGCAGCAGTCGCCCTGTGCCTCAGCGCCGGGGCGACCGCCGCTTTAGCGCACGGCGTCGGGGTCAGGGTATCGAGCGACAAGCCGGTTGCTCTGGAGTTCTACTACTCCACTGGAGAAACCATGTCGTACGCAGAGACGCAGGTTTTCTCGCCCGCCGATCCCAAAACTCCATATCAGGAAGGTAGCACCGACGATATGGGCCATTTTGCGTTTGTCCCCAACGCTGACGGAGACTGGAAAGTCGTCGTCTCGCAGGAAGGCCATCGCGCCGAAGGTCACGTAAACGTGAAGATGAGCGAGCTGAACAGCGGAGCGGCCAGCGCCGCGCCGGCGCCCCAGGTTTCGGGCAGTTCCATGCCTTCGGGAGCCGAATTGGCACGGAACGCCGTGCTGGGCGTCAGCCTGCTGTTCAACATTGGCGTTGCCGTCGTCTTGATCCGTCGGCGTCGGAAGGCGGCCTAACAGATGCACATCTCTGACGGGGTTTTGTCTCCTGCGGCGCTCACGACTGGTTGGGTTATTGCTGCCGCCGGCACCGCCGTCGGCCTGAAAAAAATCAACCCGGACAAGATTATCCGGGTGTCGCTGATGGGATCAGCGTTCTTCCTCGCCTCTCTCGTCAACGTGAAGGTGGGGCCCAGCTGCACACACTTGTCCCTTTTAGCCCCTATCGGACTCGTTCTGGGATGGAGCTGCTTCCCTGCCATGATGGTCGCCCTGCTTCTTCAGGCGCTGTTATTCCAATTTGGCGGGCTGCTCTCCATCGGCCCGAACACGGTTGACGTGGGAGTGCCGGCCTTCTTGGCGTGGCTGGTTTTCTCCCGGCTCATTCTTAACAGCACTGGCATTAAAGCCATGGTCTGGTCGTTTTTAGCCGGCGCTCTGGCAGTCCTTCTCTGCGCCACGTTTGTCGGGTGTTTCCTCATGCTGACGGACACCGGCATGATTGGTTCTGCCAAGGCCGTTTTTATCGCCCACCTGCCTCTGGCGGCTATTGAGGGCATTATTACCGCGTTCTTTACAGCGTTCCTTAAACGCTCGGCTCCAGACCTTCTGCTTAACAGCCAAAGCAGATGAGTCTCGACGCCTTGCGCAGCGACTCGGCCGTCGTCTCGCCGTTTGACGGGATTGACGGTCGAGTTCGCTTCTGCTGTGGGATTTTAACAGCCCTGAGCCTTGCGGCGCTGAAAAGTTGGCCAGCTCTGGCGGTCGGCGTTTCCCTGCCTTTCGTACTCGTTCTTTTTTACGGCATTCAGCGATACTGGCCAACCGCCTGGCGAATGCTGATCGTCGGGGCGATCACAACCCTGCTGATCGGGCTCACATGGACCGGCGGTTCCCCTCGCGTCGCCGTCGTGTTCTCCCCCGAAGGGACGATGATGGGCTTCAAAATAGCCGCACGGCTACTGCTCATCTCCGCCTGCCTCGTGCCGCTCGTCACCGCCATGGGTGTCGCAGGAATCGAAGCGGCTATGGCCGGACTCGGCGTCGCCGAGAAATTTCGCATTCTCCTTCTGCTTATGCTTCGTTACTCGCTGATGATGGCTCAGACAACCTCTGACAAAATGCGCGCGCTGCACCTTCGAGGGCCGGAAGCGCCTCTGCTGGTCCGCCTGAACGGGCACGCTTGTTCGCTGGGGAGCTCCCTCGTCGGATGTTCGGATCGCGGCGAGCGCTCATGGCAGGCGCTCCAGTGCCGCGGCGGTCTGGCAGGTTTTAACAGAGCGCGTCGTCATAAAATCGGCGCTAAAGAGTACGGCCTTATCGCCGTCAGCGCCGTTTGGACTGCTGTTGTCTGGGGGGTTGAGCTATGGCTTTGCTGAAAGTTAATAATCTACATTACACCTATCCGGATGGAACCCAGGCGCTTCGCGGCCTCTCCTTCTCCCTCGATCAGGGCGACCGGCTCGCCGTTGTCGGAGCGAACGGCTGTGGAAAATCCACCATGTTGGCGCATCTGTCCGGGTGCCTCGTTCCTCCGCCCGGCACGCTGTACCTTCACGACCAAGAAATCACCGAGAAGAATTTGAAGGACCTGCGCCGCGCCGCCGGACTTATCTTTCAGGACCCGGACGACCAGCTGTTCATGCCGACAGTGCTGGAAGACGTCGGGTTCGGGCTCATCGCGCGGCAGGTTCCGCGAGAAGAAGCGGACCGACTTTCCCTTGAAGCGCTGAAAAAACTCAGCGCCGAAAGCTTGGCCAATCGCCCGCCGCACCGGCTGTCCGGCGGAGAAAAGCGCGCCGTCGCGTTGGCCGGCATTTTGGTCATGGAGCCTGAGCTCCTTCTCCTCGACGAACCGTCCACAGCATTGGACCCCAGAGCGCGCCGCCGGGTCATTAACCTGCTCTCCCAGTTGAAGCGCCCCTTTATCTTGACAACTCACGACTTGGACATGGCGCTTGACCTGTGCAACCGAGTTGCCGTGCTCAGCGCCGGACAGGTCGTCGCCATGGGAGGGCCGGAAATCCTTCAGGACGGCCCAGCGCTGGAACGTTGGGGACTTGAACTGCCCCTGAGCCTGTCTTCTTCCCGATAGCAAAACAATAAACGCAGCCCGCCGCTTACTTGCGGCGGGCTGCGTCGTTATTTTAACGGTATGTTGGCTTTTGTTTCACGTGAAACAGGGGCTTCCCCTTCTGAAAAACAGCCGGCCTATTGGGCTTCGCTCCCTTAGCTGAATGTTACACGCACCCAAAATTCCCCCACAGCCTCTGAGCCTTCCCGATGGCGCATTCAGCTTATTTGGGATAACACATAAGAAAATACTTTTGACCCAATGGAGAAAACCGTTTTACAGCGACACGGACGCCCTTGAGCTAGAAAAAAACCGCTCCCCAAGGGGGACAAAGAAGCGACGAAGCAAACCCCGCATTGGAGCGCAAAAGTCGTCCCGCTCAAAGCACAAAACGGATAGGCCCAGCTGAGGGCAGCACCGAGCCATTGAGCAGACATTTATTGCGGCGCTCTGGCACAAAGCACAGGGGAAAGCCCGCGCCGACCGGCGACTGGGCTAAGTTTGCAAAAACGCCGCCGGTTGAGCAAGCCGGGCGAACGACCGAACACTGTCATAGCCTGATCGCAATGAAGCCACCGGCGCGATGAATCGTCTCAGACTACGCCCCTTCGGTCGGGGAAACCGAAAGACCCGCTTCTCTTAAAGTTCCCTCGGGCCATTCTAATTTACGTCCCGTCTAACGCTAAAAATGAATGGCGTCTCTTCTTAAAATGAACTCTATGTGCTTATACGCCCAAGAGGGCAAGACCAACCGAGCTAATGACGTCGTACCACCACGATGGTTTCAATTCATATGCCCGCCAAGACGTGGCCGGCTGAGCACCGTTTAAGCGTTATGGCGCGTCAGTTTCAATTCACGCGCCCGTGAGGTTCAGTCACGTCTTAGGACCTAACAGCACCGAGAGAGCTTCTCCGCTTGCAGGTGAATACAACGGGCGCTTGGTCGAACGCCTCCGCGTAACAGGTCGAATCATCAGTATTTAACGTATTATCAGCACCTTCTTGGCACGAAAAAGGCCACCGTCCTGATTCAGGACTGATGGCCCGTAGAAACCTTTTACTTTCTCGAAGGCAAGAAGGCGGTGTTCGTTCACGGTTACTAAGCCAAGAAACTCAATTCATGCGCGCAGTGACACGGCAGAACTATAACTACCATCCTCTAACCTCCACTAGATAAACAGCAAGAAATCCTGCACAGAGGGCCTCCACCAAAAACAGAAAAAGACGCCAGCCTTCGAGTTTCCCATAAAAGTCACGCCCGCACTGACTCATGTTAAATATATCACCATATGTATAGTCAATATCCCGTTCGTGCACTCTCATGGGCAACATCTCCTTTGACTATATTGTATCACCGTCACGTTCAACGGCTCACCCTCTGCCCGTCAGGGCAAACGTGTTCAGAAGCCTTCGCAGTTACGAGGGCAATAAAGCCAGCCCTAGATTTGCATCGAGCGGGAATAACTTTTCGACGTCCGCGCTGACCAAGACGATAAAACGTCGCTGACTCAGGCTTTATGCTGTATTGAACGTTTCGGCTCCATCTTTTTCTCTCTATCAAGACCGTTCTATTGGTGAATTTTCATGCAGCGCGTAATCTTGTCGCCTTCGCCAAGAGAACGCATCAATTTCTCCAACAAAGGCCCTTTCAGCACCAAACTCTGTCCCGCTGAACGAGAAATTCAGCCGAACGTCCGAGGCTCATATCATTTCATTTTGAAAAAAGCGACGTTTCGTCTTCGGTTTCCAACCTCTACTTTTTCGGCAGATCAGCAATAAAATCCCTTCACGGCGCAGTTCTGCAACACAGGGTACGCGCTATCTTGTTTAGATGGATAAAGAACCGTGAACGACGGGAATTTTCGCCTGACGTTGATCATATTGCGATAATACTTTTGGGGCGTATCGGGGTACTTGTATCTTGCTTATGAATTTCTTGATCGACCGCTTTTGTCCTTTTGCTCGCTCAGTTTTCTCCTCATTTTATCGAGCAAATTCGCGCGGCCTTCCCTGCTAGAAGAGGTCAAGGTCTCAAATGGTACGGCTTTCTTTCTGGCATAAGATGGGACGCAAAGGACGAAGGACACACAGAACCACCTGATGGAGGGCTTTTTTTCGTTTTTCGTTTTTCGTTTTTCGTTTTTCGTTTTTCGTTTTTCGTTGTCGCAGCCCCTTTCAAGCCGGCAACTTTTATACCGCTGTCACGCCCGCCAGCCACTGCGGCCCAAACAACATGAAGCGTCAGAACGACCTGCGCCCCGCCTTCGGGTGAACGCCTCTTCAACACAGCGCGACATTTAGCCGGTTCCTTCCAGCCCGCCGATTCTTCTTGATCATCTCAGCGCTACGACGCGCGGTTCTTTAGAGCGTCCTTCCAATTCGACCTTATACACAACAACGGGCGTCCCTTGCGGACGCCCGTTGTTGCGCTCTCAGCGCACCGCGACTGACGCACCTGTTAATTTGAAGAATCAAAAGCAACAAACAGGTGGTTCACCTCACCCCCCGGCCAAAGACTTTCTCCGCCGCTCAAATGAGGTGATTTATAGATTAGGCAAGACAACGCCTAAAACTTTTTCACCAAGGGCCTTCCAGGGGACTGGTTCTTCGTTGAACCCCTTTGCGTTATTCCCAAAAACAAAAATAACGTTCTCCGCAAGGCCTATTCTTATATTAAAAGAGGCTAAACGATTAGACTTTTATTAACCTTTTGCAGTTCTCTTTATTGTTGGGGCGCGCCGCCCTCTCCTCTACTCCTCAGCGGGCGCTTTGCGCCAAAGGGGGCCACCCAATGCAGGGGCCTCAACTAACAGGCGATTCCACTCGTAGGAGCCCGTCGCTTCCGTGACCGACAGGACGCGCGAGAGCGGCACAAACAGACGTATCTTGACCGTCTCACCGTATTCCCGTTCGGCCTCCTGCCCGGGACCTTCCAGCCCGTGGCGGCGCAGCAATCCAGCTAAGGCCGTTTGTCGTTCGTAGTCCGTGACGAGGGTAACTTGGCGACCAGCCAGGAAAAACTCCTTTTGGGCGTGACCTATGGCCTCCGACGCCGCGAAGCTGTAGGCTTCAATGAGACCGCGCGGGCCGAGCTTAACGCCGCCAAAGTAACGGGTCACAATAACGACGGCGTCCCACAGGTCAAGCCGGCACAACTCACCTAGAATTGGACGTCCGGCTGTTCCTGCCGGCTCGCCGTCGTCACTGGATGCTTCGGACCGTCTGCCAATTGGCTCTGTTCGCCAAGCCCAGCAGTTGTGCGTTGCGTTCCTCTGCTCCGCCTTGACTTCCTCAACCGCCCGCTGCGCCGCTTCAACCGAAGAGGCAGGGTAAACGGCGGCTATAAACTCGGACCGGCGCACCTTGTATACCGCTTTTCCACCGGATACGAGCCGGCAAAACGAGTCGGTCATTCCCAGTACTTTTTCAAAAGTTCCCAGCTCTCGGCAAGCTTCAGCGGGACCACGCTCGTGCCGCTCAGAACCTGCATGAAGTTGCTGTCCCCAGCCCAGCGCGGCACCAAGTGACAGTGCAGGTGACCGGCGACGCCAGCCCCGGCGGAGGCGCCAAGGTTGATGCCGACGTTCATTCCCTGCGGGTGAAACGCCCGGCAGAGGCACCCCCGCGCCCGACAGACCAGCTCCATCAATTCGGTTCTCTCGCCTTCCCTCAGGTCGCAGATGTCCGAGACGTGCCGGAACGGCAGAACCATTAAATGCCCTGTGGCGTAGGGATACGCGTTCAACATGACGTAGCAGTTCGTTCCTCGGAATAGGACCAATCTCTCACGATCGGAGCCGGCAGCGCAAAACGGACAGCCGTCGCCTTTTGGACCTGTGATGTACTGATACCGCCATGGGGCCATCATCGTTTCCATTTTTTCGTATCTTCCTTTCCGCCGGGAGAGCGTTTTCCCAGCTCAAAGATTAACCGGCGTATCTCTCTGAAGCCGAGACCTAGGGCAGCGAAAGTGCCGACCACAAGCGAAAGGCCAAGCGCCCAAGAAGGATACCCTCGGCTGACCAGCTCCCGCCCGATTAGAAGTGCCGCGCCCATCGTCCCTGCGACGGTAAAAGCGATGGAAATTACTCGGCTGAATACCGTCAGATCGACGAGTTTCATTCCCCGTCAGCCGATTCGTCCTGAACGGCGGCTAAATCTTTTTGAGCGGCGCTGTCTTTTATCCTGTCGACGTTTGCTTCCAACAGGGCGCAAACGATCTTGACCTGTAAGCGGGTCAGCCCGCTCAGAGTGAATGAGTTGTCCTCATCAAGCCCAGAAATGCTGCACTTGACGCCTAGATCTCGAGCCAGACGCGCCGCTGAGCGAGGACGCCAGCATCTGGCTTTACGCTGAGGGGGCATTCCCTGCTGCAGGCAGAGCCTGCGCACCCGATTTTCTACCTGACGGACCGACCAGTTCAGCCTGACGCACTCCGAAAGCACCCGCTTGATGGCCTCTTCGCTTTCTAAGCCAAGCAAGGCGCGCGCGTGACCTTCGGTGATCGCCTCCCCAGCTAAGGCATCGGCAACCGGCTGCGGCAATGACAGCAACCTCATTTTGTTGGACACAGCCGAGCGGCTCCAGCCGAGCCGCTTTGAAAGTTCGTCCTGCGTCAGCCCAAATTTTTCCGTCAGTTCCCGAAGCGCCGACGCCAGTTCCAACGGTTTCAGGTCTTCGCGCTGAAGGTTTTCTACTAACGCCATTTCCCTCGTCCGCCGGTCGTCGGCCTCGACAAACCGAACCGGAACCGTCAGCAGGCCAGCCAATTTCGCGGCCCGGTAACGTCTTTCTCCGGCGACAATAATCGCCCCGTCGTTCAGCCGACGGGCCAGAATCGGCTGAAGAAGTCCGTGTGCTTTTATCGAACTGGCCAACTCTTTCAGCGCTTCGTCGTCAAAGTGGCGGCGCGGCTGTTCAGGATTGGGGCGAAGGTTCTCCATTGGGTATTCAGGCGCGTAGTCTCCTTGTGCCTCCGGTTTCGTTTCGGCCATCGGCGCTTTCAAAAGGTCAGACAGTCCGCGTCCCAACCTTTTACTTCCTACTTGAGCCATTTATCTTCCACCTCCTGAGCCAATTGACGGTACGCCTCAGCGCCTCGACTTGACGAAGCATATATTCCAACTGGCTGGCCAAAGCTCGGCGCTTCGGCAAGGGCAACGTTTCTGGGGATGACCGTGTTCAGTACGGCAGACCCGAAAACCTCCCGTATTTGCCCTGCCACCTCGTCGGCCAACCGCGTGCGCTGGTCATACATCGTCAAAAGAATGCCGTCAATCTTCAGCTCTGGGTTCAGGTTGAGCCGCACCGTCTGAATTGTTCGATCGAGCAGTGTCAGCCCTTCCATGGCGTAATACTCACACTGAATCGGCACGAGAATCACCGAAGCCGCCGTCATCGCGTTGACGGTCAACAGGCCAAGCGCGGGGGGGCAGTCCACAAGGGCGGCATCGTAGTCGGTCCAGACACCCTGAAGGCACCGTAAAAGCCTATTTTCTCTGCTCATCAGCGGCGCTAGGTCGAGCTCAGCGCCGGCCAAAGAGACTCCCGACGGAAGAAGGTCCGGCCCCCAAGCGGTCGAAACGATCGCCTCGCGGGCGGGCACTCCGTCCACAAGGCACTCGTACATGGTCGGTCCCGGTTCTTTTCCCCAGCCTAACCCGCTGGAGCAGTTGCCCTGCGGATCCGAGTCAACTGTTAAGATTCGATACCCAAGGCGCGACAGCTCAGCGGACAGGTTGACGACCGTCGTCGTTTTCCCAACGCCGCCTTTTTGATTAATCACCGTTATGACCTTCATGCGTTCTTCCACCATCCGATCTTTTCCGCCCGACCAGGACGTCTTGGGTATTTTTTATCGATCGCGGCCACCTTGTCCCAGCGAAGAATTACCCTTGCCGACTCGCCAAGCTGGTATGGCAAAGCTCGCGGCTCGCTCAGACCTAAAGCGGACCACTTTCCTTGGACCGGCAGGACTTCCTCTTCCCACGCCGGCCCCTTCATCGCCAGTAGACAGCCGCCTTGTCGAACAAGCGGCGACAGGTACTCGGCCAGAACGGGAGCTTCACACACCGCTCGGGCGACCGCGCAGTCCCATTCCTCTCGGCGTGCCGCGGCGAGCTCTTCAGACCTAGCTGAAATGACAGAGACGTTCTCCAGCTCTAGAGCCTCGACGATTTTCCCCAGCTGAACGGCCTTTTTCTTTTGGCTGTCCAGCAAGGTCACGTGCGACTTCGGGAAACAAACAGCCAGAACAACACCAGGAAGACCTCCGCCGGTTCCAACGTCGATGATTTTTTCTGTCCCTTCGACAGCGCTTGCAAGATACAAACAATCGGTCACGTGTTCCTGCCAAAGCACGGTCGGATCTGATGAGCCGGTCAACCTGACCCGCCCGTTCGCCTGACACAATTGGGAGAGGTACTCTTTGAGCATGCTTTCCTGCGCTGCGGTTATGTTTAACCGGTTAAGTTCTGTCACCAACTCTTCACCTCCATTATTTTGTATCTTACCACGACTTCCGAACCGTACCTGAATGTTTCACGTGAAACATTCGCTGTGTGTCTAAAGTAACTACTCGAAGAACAGCCGTCATTCCGCGATTAAGTGCTACTTTTGGCCTCAAAACCACGTAAAATGTCGTCCTGCACGTCACTTGCTTCGTCCTTGAGTACCAGATTCGGACATTACGCCTTTCAGATTCACTGC
This is a stretch of genomic DNA from Jonquetella anthropi DSM 22815. It encodes these proteins:
- a CDS encoding DUF4198 domain-containing protein; the protein is METKKAVAGITVAALLSFAGAAMAHELFLKPEVFAAKGDSDVKVSIISTHRFMISEEVEEADTMKLGVLGTSGDTFGDVKADEANQCLVSTLHVKSDAPAVLTLERAGELYSITNKGGKPGSRKELEAQGLKVKSSTLYCKFVKAMFNAKSGDETWKELANQDLEIVPLSNPADLKVGDELAVKILHHGSPESTNVWASYDGFAPDWENTYAYYTECDTEGVAHIRITHPGYWFVRTMSTEKGVDGEYDSKNIRSVFCFEVK
- the cbiM gene encoding cobalt transporter CbiM produces the protein MHISDGVLSPAALTTGWVIAAAGTAVGLKKINPDKIIRVSLMGSAFFLASLVNVKVGPSCTHLSLLAPIGLVLGWSCFPAMMVALLLQALLFQFGGLLSIGPNTVDVGVPAFLAWLVFSRLILNSTGIKAMVWSFLAGALAVLLCATFVGCFLMLTDTGMIGSAKAVFIAHLPLAAIEGIITAFFTAFLKRSAPDLLLNSQSR
- a CDS encoding energy-coupling factor transporter transmembrane component T, encoding MSLDALRSDSAVVSPFDGIDGRVRFCCGILTALSLAALKSWPALAVGVSLPFVLVLFYGIQRYWPTAWRMLIVGAITTLLIGLTWTGGSPRVAVVFSPEGTMMGFKIAARLLLISACLVPLVTAMGVAGIEAAMAGLGVAEKFRILLLLMLRYSLMMAQTTSDKMRALHLRGPEAPLLVRLNGHACSLGSSLVGCSDRGERSWQALQCRGGLAGFNRARRHKIGAKEYGLIAVSAVWTAVVWGVELWLC
- a CDS encoding energy-coupling factor ABC transporter ATP-binding protein — its product is MALLKVNNLHYTYPDGTQALRGLSFSLDQGDRLAVVGANGCGKSTMLAHLSGCLVPPPGTLYLHDQEITEKNLKDLRRAAGLIFQDPDDQLFMPTVLEDVGFGLIARQVPREEADRLSLEALKKLSAESLANRPPHRLSGGEKRAVALAGILVMEPELLLLDEPSTALDPRARRRVINLLSQLKRPFILTTHDLDMALDLCNRVAVLSAGQVVAMGGPEILQDGPALERWGLELPLSLSSSR
- a CDS encoding IMPACT family protein, with protein sequence MTDSFCRLVSGGKAVYKVRRSEFIAAVYPASSVEAAQRAVEEVKAEQRNATHNCWAWRTEPIGRRSEASSDDGEPAGTAGRPILGELCRLDLWDAVVIVTRYFGGVKLGPRGLIEAYSFAASEAIGHAQKEFFLAGRQVTLVTDYERQTALAGLLRRHGLEGPGQEAEREYGETVKIRLFVPLSRVLSVTEATGSYEWNRLLVEAPALGGPLWRKAPAEE
- a CDS encoding HIT family protein: METMMAPWRYQYITGPKGDGCPFCAAGSDRERLVLFRGTNCYVMLNAYPYATGHLMVLPFRHVSDICDLREGERTELMELVCRARGCLCRAFHPQGMNVGINLGASAGAGVAGHLHCHLVPRWAGDSNFMQVLSGTSVVPLKLAESWELLKKYWE
- a CDS encoding ParB/RepB/Spo0J family partition protein — its product is MAQVGSKRLGRGLSDLLKAPMAETKPEAQGDYAPEYPMENLRPNPEQPRRHFDDEALKELASSIKAHGLLQPILARRLNDGAIIVAGERRYRAAKLAGLLTVPVRFVEADDRRTREMALVENLQREDLKPLELASALRELTEKFGLTQDELSKRLGWSRSAVSNKMRLLSLPQPVADALAGEAITEGHARALLGLESEEAIKRVLSECVRLNWSVRQVENRVRRLCLQQGMPPQRKARCWRPRSAARLARDLGVKCSISGLDEDNSFTLSGLTRLQVKIVCALLEANVDRIKDSAAQKDLAAVQDESADGE
- a CDS encoding ParA family protein, which translates into the protein MVEERMKVITVINQKGGVGKTTTVVNLSAELSRLGYRILTVDSDPQGNCSSGLGWGKEPGPTMYECLVDGVPAREAIVSTAWGPDLLPSGVSLAGAELDLAPLMSRENRLLRCLQGVWTDYDAALVDCPPALGLLTVNAMTAASVILVPIQCEYYAMEGLTLLDRTIQTVRLNLNPELKIDGILLTMYDQRTRLADEVAGQIREVFGSAVLNTVIPRNVALAEAPSFGQPVGIYASSSRGAEAYRQLAQEVEDKWLK
- the rsmG gene encoding 16S rRNA (guanine(527)-N(7))-methyltransferase RsmG, with product MTELNRLNITAAQESMLKEYLSQLCQANGRVRLTGSSDPTVLWQEHVTDCLYLASAVEGTEKIIDVGTGGGLPGVVLAVCFPKSHVTLLDSQKKKAVQLGKIVEALELENVSVISARSEELAAARREEWDCAVARAVCEAPVLAEYLSPLVRQGGCLLAMKGPAWEEEVLPVQGKWSALGLSEPRALPYQLGESARVILRWDKVAAIDKKYPRRPGRAEKIGWWKNA